Within Anolis sagrei isolate rAnoSag1 chromosome X, rAnoSag1.mat, whole genome shotgun sequence, the genomic segment TGTACGTTAaattggcataataataataataataataataataataataataatacgattattattattattattagtagtagtagtagtagtggtggtggtggtagtttgGGGAGTAGTGGTAGTTTAGGGAGGCACCAATAGGTTGAACAGAACAGCGCAACACCAACTAAAAATCAACACATAACACCAGTTAAAAGAGCACAGAAAACCAAcagatatttttcaaaaatacaaaTATCTGGAAAGATGTACCAGTCACCCTCCAACAGTCAGAACGATATGCTTTCAGGGTAACTGCAAAGCCAACTCCTGCCCACATGCTGCCCTCTAcccatttcctccctctttctcttccagtTGGCATGGCCCACGATGCCATTCCCCGCAACCTGTGGCAATTCCGCAACATGATCAAGTGCACCATTCCCAGCAGTGACCCACTGAAGGACTATAACAACTACGGCTGCTACTGTGGTTTGGGGGGCAGCGGGACTCCTGTTGATGACCTGGACACGTAAGCTGGGGCTTTCCCTATGATGCCTGTCTCCGAAGCATGGTCCACTGGGGAAAGCAATGCATCCCTTGTTGCTCAAAAAGGGCATATTAGGACATTTGCTGTCCAGTTCCCCACTGCCCCATCTTCCCAATCTACTAGCCAGGTTTCTCAGTGTTTCTACTGTATAGAGTCGGGTGATGCAGCCCATGCCGGAACATTCTGCCcaatgcttccaagctttcttCAGGTCCCTGGTCTTGCCTGGAAGGAATGTTGAGTTTGGCAAAATCATTCCGTATGTTTTGCTTCTTGAGCAGGTGCTGCCAAATCCACGATGGGTGCTACTCGGAAGCCAAGAAGCACCCAAACTGCAAATTCCTCTTGGACAACCCATACACCAAGACCTACGCTTACAGCTGTTCGGGCACTGAGATCACCTGCAGCGGTAAATGCATGTAGAAACACTGCTGATTCCATCCATGGTTTGCTTGGGGTGGGGTCCATTAAAAGGGGATGGGGTTATTGCAGATTTAGTGAAAGGACTGATGAATGACTGCTAATCCATTGCCCACTTGAGGCGCTCCCATGAAAGGAGACAGGGCTACTGTACCTTTAGTGAAAAGATGGATAAATGATTGCTAATCCATTGCCCACTTGAGGCGCTGCCATGAAAGGAGACAGGGCTACTGTACCTTTAGTGAAAGGATGGATAAATGACTGCTAATCCATTACCCACTTGAGGTGCTCCCAAGAAAGGAGACAGGGCTATTGTACCTTTAGTGAAAGGATGGATACATGACTGCTAATCCATTGCCCACTTGAGGCGCTGCCATGAAAGGAGACAGGGCTACTGTACCTTTAGTGAAAGGATGGATACATGACTGCTAATCCATTACCCACTTGAGGCGCTCCCATGAAAGGAGACAGGGCTACTGTACCTTTAGTGAAAGGATGGATACATGACTGCTAATCCATTGCCCACTTGAGGCGTTCCCATGAAAGGAGACAGGGCTACTGTACCTTTAGTGAAAGGATGGATACATGACTGCTAATCCATTGCCCACTTGAGGCGCTCCCACGAAAGGAGACAGGGCTACTGTACCTTTAGTGAAAGGATGGATACATGACTGCTAATCCATTGCCCACTTGAGGCGCTCCCATGAAAGGAGACAGGGCTACTGTACCTTTAGTGAAAGAATGGATAAATGACTGCTAATCCATTGCCCACTTGAGGCGCTCCCATGAAAGGAGACAGGGCTATTGTACCTTTAGTGAAAGGATGGATACATGACTGCTAATCCATTGCCCACTTGAGGCGCTCCCACGAAAGGAGACAGGGCTACTGTACCTTTAGTGAAAGGATGGATACATGACTGCTAATCCATTGCCCACTTGAGGCGTTCCCATGAAAGGAGACAGGGCTACTGTACCTTTAGTGAAAGGATGGATACATGACTGCTAATCCATTGCCCACTTGAGGTGCTCCCACGAAAGGAGACAGGGCTACTGTGACTTTGGTTAAAGGATTTTCCACAAGGAGACAATTTGCGAGCCAAATTTATGAGTCCATGATGGTCCCAATGCTCTGCTTGCAGCCATGGAACATGAAAAGTGGCCACATTCATGGggagcaacaaaataaaataaaaatcagacgCAAACAGGAAGCTTTTAATTATAAAGCACCAGGGGGGCCTAAACAACCGGATATCTGGATTGTCTCAAAATGCTGTTTGGGGCGGCggcaggggggggggtgtcaatggAAAGTGTTTGCTTTCTTTCCCATTCCACCCTCTTTCCCTTGTCTCTTTCTCTAGAAGAGAATAATGAATGTGAGGCGTTTATCTGCAATTGCGACCGCAGTGCCGCCATCTGCTTTGCGGGTGCCCCATACAACAAAGATTACAAGAACATGGACACCAAACACTGCAAGTGAAGCCCATACAAAAGCTTTGGCGCATGATTTCAGCAGGTTGAGAGGCCCTGTGGAAAGACAGGACagggctcctgtacctttaagaGTTACCAGGAGGAAGAAACTTCTCATTAAAGGCACAGGAGCCCTCTGTTATCTTTCATAGGTAACCTTGGGTGAGTTTGACAGGATGTCTCAAGATTTTCAAGTTCTGTTTGTGGCTGCTTTCTTCATTAGTGGCTACTGTACATGTGGAAAACATttggaataaataaaaaaaattagcaTTACAACAGTGGTGTGCAATGAATGTTTGGCTCTTTGGTAATAAAAGTCCAGCCTCTAAACCAGTGTTATCTGTTTCTTGTTATGTGCCTTGCTGTGGTCtgaaccagcgtttctcaacctgggggaggaacccgggggggggggggggtcgggtcgcgaggggtgtcagaggggtcaccaaagaccatcagaaaacacagtattttctgctggtcatgggggtcctggtgggaagtttggcccaatttttacattggtggggtccagaatgctctttgtttgtaggtgaaccataaatcccagcaactacaactcccaaatatcaaggtctattttccccagcctccactagtgttcacagttgggtatattgagtatttgagccacgtttggtccagatccatcattgtctgagtcgacagtgctctctggatgtaggtgaactacaactccaaaactcaaggtcaatgcccactaaatccttctagtgttttctgttggacatgccttcctctgaatCAGCGTTTCTCACCTTTCTGttggttttctgtgtgccaagtttggttcaattccatcgataGTGGAGTTCTtggattgtaggcgaactataaatcccaacaactacaactcccaaaagacaaaatcaacacacacacacacacccaaacttcaccagtattcaaatttgggcgtatcgggtatttgtaccaaatctggtccagtgaatgaaaatacatcctgcatatcagatatttacatggcgattcataacaggagcaaaacataatagttatgaagtagcaactaaaatagtgTTATGGctgagggtcaccacaagatgaggaactgtattaaggggtcgtggcattaggaaggtggagaaacactgctctgaacGATGACCTGggatcagaggtggccctaggtaattttcaatggtaagcaaacagtattttggcgccccccccaaaaaaaacccccaatcactgatatatattttctgttagtcgtgggagttctgtgtgccatatttggttcaagtccatcattggtggagttcagaatgctctttgattgtaggtgaactatacatcctggtAACTACGACTCAcatacgtcaaggtctattttcccccaagagtgcctcaagagcgcccctgggcaaaatcaactctactgcaaatgcttactttgcgtaatggattgagccgcccctgcctgggaTGCATCGCTGATCTTCCACCCAAGTCcgaaccagggctgatcctgcttagcttccacaaTCAATGTGGACTTTgcaaaacttacttacttaggtgatcccttgttgtctgagtaggatcagtgtcctggtggtgtgtccgtaggtgactgtggagccctattcttgatccgcatcttctcccgcagtgagggcatcggtttccaggtggacggTGGTccaatcggggttggcttgacgcgccttcctcttggcacgtttctctctttcaccctccatccatgcctcttcaaattctacagcactgctggtcacagctgacctccagctggagcactcaaaggcaaaactacaactcttaggatGCTGGTGAACTCGACAAGGGAGGTAgcgtgcatctgcactgcagaatgaatgcagtttgacccctgcCAGGGTTCAATGATATGGGATCATAGGAGTTGTTgtctgcaaactacaactcccagtgctttatagcactaagccatggcagtgaaagtagtgTAGTATAAATGTAGCCCTTGACTAGTACATATCCCCCCGCCCAAGGCTCAGCCCTTCTCCtggccctttaaaaaaaatcccatctaAACCCAATAATGACAATGGGTGTATTCTGGGCTTTGCAGTCCCAGATGAGGCCTGTTCCTGGGCGGCCACGTGACCTCTTGCGTCACAATGGGGCCAACGGGCGAAGCCGGCCAAGCGGCTGCAAACAAAAGCAGAAAGAAAACCCAAGAGTCCACCAAGCAACAACTGAGCCTAGGGGAAGAGGTAAGCCTaggggtggggtttggggagTAAGCCACGCCCCCTGGGCAGGGAAAGGCCCCGCCCCCTGGCCCTAAGGAAGTGAGCAATAGGCCATGACAGGGCGGGGGCGGGGAAAGGGGTGTGGTTTTGTAGAAGCCCCGCCCCCGAGCAGCACAAGGCCTCGCCCACTGCCCCAAACTTGGATGCTGTTGGAAAAAATGGCCTTATTTAATAATATGATtaaaatattgctaataatattatcttattataatataatgataatattactaatagtaatacagtttagtggtatagtacagtagTGTAATATATAATCCCAATATTGTGCAatgctaataatagaatatattgtcTATACagataataattgataataatattataatggcatacaatagaatactaataataataccatatatataatctatataaataaaaatgtaatgttcgtttgtggggttattgatttgtcgtgtcaggggcaaccagaccattgtgttacatttctaatagaacaaaacaaacaaacaggtaaaaaaaaaacagaatttgcaaacttggtagttgattaaatgtcctttgactagtatctggccacttggagtgcctctggtgttgcagcaAGGAGGTCCCCCATCGTGCAtgtagtagggctcaggttgcattgcagcaggtggtcagtggtttgctcttctccacactcgcatgtcgtggattccactttgtagccccatttcttaagattggctctgcatctcgtggtgccagagtgcagtctgttcaacgccttcaaagtcacccagttttccatGTGCCcgggggggagtttctcatttggtatcagccattggttgaggttctgggtttgagcctgccacttttggactctcgcttgctgagatgttccagtgagtgtctctgtagatcttagaaaactatttcttgatttacgttgttgacgtgctggctgatacccaaacagtggatgagttggagatgtctctgccttggtcctttcactattggctgctacttcccggcggatgtcaggtggtgcaataccagctaaacagtgtagtttctccagacaccccgtgataatgtggcatgtctcattaagagccacatccactgttttaatgtggtgagatgtgttccacactgggcatgcatactcagcagcagagtagcatagcgcaagggcagatgtcttcactgtgtctggttgtgatccccaggttgtgccagtcagctttcatatgagattgtttctagcacccactttttgcttgatattcaggcagtgcttcttgtaggtcagagcacggtccagagtgactcccaggtatttgggtgcgctgcaatgctccagtgggattccttcccaggtcatcctcagagcttgggatgcttgcggaattaacataactcaaaaaccggtggacgaattgacatgaaatttggacacaatacacctaacagtccaacgagtgtccatcacccctaaaacacacacacacacacacaaaaccccagcagagcagacttaaaaacccccaaaatacaccatatatacatatacacatatactcatatacatatatacacatgcacacattcgtatatatatatgcacaaacatacacatatacatatacacatacactcatatacatatacatatacagatgCACACAttcgtatatatatgcacaaacatacacatatacatatatacacaaatatacacatatacatacacacatatatatacatgcacacacaaatatacatatatacacacatatatacatgcacacatgcatgcacacatacatatatacatatacacatacatacacacacatatacacacaaatatgcatatagacaagcacacacatatacacaatatgcatgtaaatatataaacacacaaatagacaaatatatacacacatatatacacccacacatacacacacacacacacacacactatacacacaaacatacatatatacacaaatatatatacacacaaaacacatatacacagactgggccacagcaacgcgtggtaggggacggctagtctatataaacaaaagtgtaatgttcgtttgtgggattgacataactcaaaaaccactgggcgaattgacaccaaatttgggcacaatacacctatcaggccaacgagtgaccatcactcataaaaacaccgaaaaacacatcagaagagacgtaaaaagccaaaaccataaaaatacattacaacgcatgcacaaaaccacatatatacatatacacatatatacacacacaaaacacatatgcaaagattggaccacagcaacgcgtggcaggggacggctagtgatatataataataataataatattgtaatacagtaaaggtaaaggtaaaggttttcccctgacattaagtccagtcgtgtccgactctgggggttggtgctcatctccatttctaagctgaagagctggcgctgtccgtagacacctccaagatcatgtggccagcatgactgcatggagcgctgttaataatactaatatattaaatataattattcctgataatggagcccctggtggtacagggagttaaactgcagagctgttgtaatttgctgaccaaaaggtctgaatatgaggagcggcgtgagctcccactgttagccccagcttctgccaacctagcagttcaaaaacatgcaaatgtgagtagatcaataggtaccgctctggcggaaaggtaatagcgctccattcactcatgccagtcacatgaccttggaggtgtctacggacaatgccagctcttcagcttagacatggagatgagcaccaacccccagttggACACgatgggacttaatgtcaggggaaaacctttacctttacctactactCCTGATAATGCACAATAATATATcatgatatactgttttattattgtatatttgtatattttaagttgtaatacttttgattgtgagctgctttgagtctccgtatggagagatacagcaggaaataaatgaaatgaaatgaaataaattatttattatttattgctttgcATAGGACACAAGATGGAGATCCTGGATGAATTTGACAACGAATACCCGCTCATCATTTCCTTCTGTGAGCGGATCACCCCCCAGGATTTTGAGGGGCAGGCCTTGAACTACACCCAGAAAGCCCTGCAGGACCTTTACGCACAAATGGAGCAGAATCCTAGCATCTGCGAGCCCGTGGTGCGCAAGCGAAAACAAGAGGAGGCCGAGAATGCCAGCTTGATTGACTACCTGAAGGCAAGGCCCAAGGAAAGCCTCTCCTTGCAAGGAGAAATCTAGCATCTCGGCGAAAACCTTCCTTAAGGTGCTAGTTTTCTTCTTGCAGGGTGTTTTTTCCTCCTATCCATATCTTGGATTGTGCAAGTATAGCATGATCCCACATACCCATGGACATTCATAGGTGTCTTTAATCCACATCGGGCCAAAGATGTCCTCTTTAGGGATTTTTCAAGTTCTCCAACTGTATGGTCTTCATGGGTTTTAATAGGGCTTGTCATTCCCTATAGTTTCTTTTAGCCGGGTATGACAAAATGCGCCCTCTCTGGGCATTTTGTGGGTCCTCCAGTGCAGCATTATGGTCTTTCACttcaatgggacttgcaatgATTCGTTTTTGGGTCTCCATCTCTCTGTGCGAAatttggaaatgtaacttccatggatacgggggggggggggggggcaggattaTACTTGTTTGCTATTCCCAACCCAGCCATTACTCTCAGCCCCTTCCACTTTCAattgagatataataataataataataataataataatgtattgacgaaggctttcacggGCGGAATCAATGGGTGTTGTGTGATTCCAgaaacattataattataattataattcctCCCCAGGCCAAGTTCTTTGCCCTGCTTCAGGGAGATTCTAACTGTGTCAACGCCTTGGAAGAGATGGAGATGGAAGAGCGAGTGGAACAACTGAAACGGGATATGAAGAAGGTCAACAGCTATGCTCGCGGTAAGCCTGGCCGGGGGCTGCTGTCCATGATGGTCCCTCCAGATGCTTGCCGGCTCTGATGCCAGTCCTAGGAGTGGCACAGAGGGCTATTAGTGAGCTCTCTTACTTTGCAGCGGCCAAGAGGACCACCTGGAGACCGCCTGAGAGAAGGACTCGGAGAGCCTTCATGTTGGGAGGCTTCAGTCCCCGCCAGAACCGGATACGGACCTTGCCACCCATGCCAGAAGTTGCCCAAACCATGGCTGTTTTTCCCAAGCAGGTTCGTGCTTCTGAGACTTACTAAACTCCTCGCCAGCTCGAGTTTCCATTGGAGGATGGAAAGGACGTCAGTGGAAATGGCTTTGTTGTCTGAGACTTTGTTGGTTCCAGCAGGTCTTTGCTTTTGCattgcttcctccttccctctcagtTCTTGTGGCACCAGggctcaccctccactctgcttTGCTCCCAGTGTCCAGAAGCTCCCAGAAGCAAGCAAGTGAGGTTAAGCTTTATCCCATCTCTAAGTCACAATGAGAAGAAATCTTCCTTTTACTTTTCCTCGATCTGGGAACAGCTCCTTTAGTTGTTCAGATTTCTGTCTGGGAGCTCATTCAAACTGTGCAATTGTAGTGGTATTCttcctttaactgtcatggcatcctgagatttgcagttcaaGGAAGGAAAATGTAGAATTCTCAGAGAGCTTCAGATGCTTTGAGCctcttttaagagaggaaagtggtcTAAtaggaatattaataataatattaataatacaataatagtaaACTAATATTAATAACCAAAGTACAATAGGaagaataatagcaataataataataataataataataataagttttcaAACTGCATACCCCATGATggtgtgacttgaccaaggttTCTGAGTGAGGATTCGATCCTTAGACTCCCCAGGACCTAGCCCCAAACTCAAGctagggacattttaaaaaatgttatttctttagACCCCTTGGGAAGAGTTCTTAGGAGGTTTCTTTTGAGAGTCCTTGCTTGCGACGGATTCTAAGTCTTTCCTTTTCGCTCCCCATCAGACGGAGAGAAGCGCCAACTCCAA encodes:
- the LOC137094831 gene encoding uncharacterized protein, which gives rise to MTKCALSGHFAKFFALLQGDSNCVNALEEMEMEERVEQLKRDMKKVNSYARAAKRTTWRPPERRTRRAFMLGGFSPRQNRIRTLPPMPEVAQTMAVFPKQTERSANSNMDLKQLWAGMSSVNQKSMVDLRPFILNPSGFRPTSLGNSSVVSRMRCSNLPRFPNSGLSSSSPSPSSSGSAGAFNTPMRARFKGNKEDENDNDGKGPDNNPPGP
- the PLA2G1B gene encoding phospholipase A2; the protein is MNLLLLFVLAAVGMAHDAIPRNLWQFRNMIKCTIPSSDPLKDYNNYGCYCGLGGSGTPVDDLDTCCQIHDGCYSEAKKHPNCKFLLDNPYTKTYAYSCSGTEITCSEENNECEAFICNCDRSAAICFAGAPYNKDYKNMDTKHCK